One window of Candidatus Paceibacterota bacterium genomic DNA carries:
- a CDS encoding DNA polymerase: MPKKTEKIKKEETKSTPENGGKKKLALLDMHAIIHRAYHALPDFATRDGVPTGALYGLITMLLKLIGDIKPDYIIACYDLPQATYRHELYEDYKAGRAKTDEALVSQIKKSRDVLKVFGIPFFEVGGFEADDLLGTIVEKVKDDKNISVVICSGDMDTLQLVDDKKVQVYTLKKGIKDTIIYDEDMVRERFGFGPKLLPDYKGFRGDPSDNIIGIKGIGDKTASILIQKFGSVEEIYKALKKNKKQFIEAGLTERIVALLSEHEEEAIFSKMLALIRRDAPMDFKLPAKHWKENVDFDALKKLFQELEFRTLGARVDELVNGKPTQGAFLSSPTVQENVAPQQLKKVSVALWLLDSNITNPSLKDVLEWSGKNTFAEAQDVIMSELKKQNLENVYKDIEFPLIRITEKMKERGVKIDAKYLAELSKEYHKKLSALEAKIWKHAGQEFNINSPKQLGEILFDKMGLAPKNQKKTAGGAKSTKESELEKMKDLHPIVSEILNYRELQKLLSTYIDTIPTLISDDGRLHAEFIQAGSTTGRMASANPNMQNIPIKSELGRVIRNAFVAEKGFSLVELDYSQMELRVSAFLSKDKRMIEIFKNNRDIHNEVAAAVFGVSADKVDYEMRRKAKVINFGIIYGMGVNALKATTGSTREEAQKFYEEYFKNFSGLAEYLENVKKEATAKGYTETFFGRRRLFPDLRSRLPFIKAMAERMAINAPIQGTSADIVKLAMGNVDKYIEKNNLGKDVYLLLQIHDSLMYEIRTDLVKKVLPEIQKIMENVIPPEKIFGIVCKTKASVGENWSEMEEIR; this comes from the coding sequence ATGCCGAAAAAAACCGAGAAAATAAAAAAAGAGGAGACGAAAAGTACGCCTGAAAATGGCGGAAAGAAAAAACTCGCCCTATTGGATATGCACGCGATTATTCATCGCGCGTATCACGCACTTCCTGATTTTGCCACACGTGATGGCGTGCCTACTGGGGCTCTATATGGTCTTATTACCATGCTTCTCAAGCTTATTGGAGATATTAAGCCTGACTATATTATCGCTTGCTACGACTTGCCACAGGCCACCTATCGCCATGAGCTGTACGAGGACTACAAAGCTGGGCGGGCGAAAACGGATGAGGCGCTGGTTTCGCAGATTAAAAAATCTCGCGATGTGTTAAAGGTATTTGGCATTCCCTTTTTTGAAGTGGGAGGATTTGAAGCGGACGATCTTTTGGGGACGATTGTAGAAAAAGTGAAGGATGATAAAAATATTTCGGTTGTCATCTGCTCGGGTGATATGGATACGCTCCAGCTTGTCGATGATAAAAAAGTGCAGGTCTACACTTTGAAAAAAGGCATCAAAGACACGATTATTTATGACGAGGACATGGTGCGGGAGCGGTTCGGATTTGGGCCGAAGCTTTTGCCTGATTACAAAGGCTTTCGAGGCGATCCATCAGACAATATTATTGGTATCAAAGGCATCGGAGACAAAACTGCTTCGATTCTCATTCAGAAATTCGGTTCAGTAGAGGAAATTTATAAAGCATTAAAGAAAAATAAGAAGCAGTTTATTGAAGCTGGTCTTACGGAAAGGATTGTAGCTTTGCTTTCAGAACACGAAGAAGAGGCTATTTTCTCAAAGATGCTCGCTCTTATTCGCCGGGATGCTCCGATGGATTTCAAATTGCCCGCAAAACATTGGAAAGAGAATGTGGATTTTGACGCACTCAAAAAACTTTTCCAAGAATTGGAATTTCGAACACTTGGCGCGCGAGTAGACGAGTTGGTAAATGGAAAGCCAACCCAGGGAGCGTTTCTTTCTTCGCCGACTGTACAAGAAAATGTCGCACCGCAACAGCTCAAAAAAGTATCTGTTGCCCTCTGGCTTTTGGATTCAAATATTACCAACCCGTCTCTCAAGGATGTCTTGGAATGGAGCGGAAAGAACACATTTGCGGAAGCACAGGATGTCATAATGAGCGAACTCAAAAAGCAAAATTTAGAAAATGTATACAAAGATATCGAGTTTCCGCTCATTCGCATCACCGAAAAAATGAAGGAGAGAGGAGTAAAAATCGATGCGAAATATTTGGCAGAACTTTCAAAGGAGTATCACAAAAAACTTTCAGCCCTCGAGGCGAAAATTTGGAAACATGCGGGGCAGGAATTTAATATTAATTCTCCCAAACAGCTCGGTGAAATTCTTTTCGACAAAATGGGATTGGCTCCCAAAAATCAGAAAAAGACCGCGGGAGGCGCAAAATCTACGAAAGAATCCGAGCTCGAGAAGATGAAAGACCTTCATCCGATTGTTTCTGAAATTTTGAATTATCGCGAACTTCAGAAGCTTCTCTCTACCTATATAGACACCATTCCGACGCTCATTTCAGACGACGGACGGCTTCATGCTGAATTTATTCAAGCAGGTTCGACCACGGGGAGAATGGCATCAGCAAATCCGAATATGCAGAATATTCCGATAAAAAGCGAGCTTGGACGAGTAATTCGAAATGCGTTTGTGGCAGAGAAAGGATTCTCTCTTGTGGAGCTCGACTACTCGCAGATGGAGCTTCGTGTCTCCGCGTTTTTGTCAAAAGATAAAAGAATGATAGAGATTTTCAAAAATAATCGAGATATTCACAATGAAGTGGCGGCCGCTGTATTTGGTGTTTCCGCGGACAAAGTGGATTATGAAATGCGCCGAAAAGCGAAAGTCATTAATTTCGGTATTATCTACGGAATGGGAGTGAATGCGCTTAAGGCGACGACGGGTTCGACGCGCGAAGAGGCGCAGAAGTTTTACGAAGAATATTTCAAGAATTTTTCCGGACTTGCGGAATATCTCGAAAATGTGAAAAAAGAAGCCACTGCAAAAGGCTACACAGAAACTTTTTTCGGACGTCGAAGATTGTTTCCAGATCTTCGCTCAAGACTGCCATTTATAAAAGCGATGGCAGAAAGAATGGCCATCAATGCACCGATCCAGGGAACTTCGGCTGATATTGTAAAACTCGCGATGGGCAATGTCGATAAATATATTGAGAAAAATAATTTAGGCAAAGATGTCTATCTGCTTCTCCAAATTCATGACTCGCTCATGTATGAAATCAGAACTGACTTGGTGAAAAAAGTGTTGCCAGAAATTCAAAAGATCATGGAAAATGTCATTCCCCCAGAAAAAATATTTGGAATTGTGTGCAAGACTAAGGCTTCGGTAGGGGAAAACTGGTCAGAAATGGAGGAGATACGATAA